One Euphorbia lathyris chromosome 1, ddEupLath1.1, whole genome shotgun sequence DNA segment encodes these proteins:
- the LOC136210672 gene encoding uncharacterized protein isoform X1, translated as MKDINKDMSSDTARENASVVDSSVTEWKHEMGNFDDPESPIYRGDEDGYPLRAEREVHDCGGNSSLNNKGKLYNTRYFIIKSLNHDNLQLSVQRGIWATQVMNEPILEEAFQNSGKVILIFSVNMSGFFQGYAQMMSSVGWRRDNIWSQGCGRSNPWGRSFKIKWLRLNDLPFQKTLHLKNPLNDYKPVKISRDCQELPKDVGEALCELIDGETDIDGMIKRDDAPLKRACMDPPCSLGDGEYNVPVLHMPWFRMSMPYNNFLYQHDAEASRFHLAHQGSGNLPPISGASKVSRVKNSRRNGSPANLQVQCDIPPQIDAWGLTAESPHTSSLTEDDFLEMTYEEYLEVHSRSTGQLSGPASAVRSSRTSQDPSRSKKLEDDSNSSLVFDRCHSSKKLRHSSED; from the exons ATGAAGGACATCAATAAGGATATGTCTTCAGATACTGCAAGAGAAAATGCATCAGTAGTTGACTCCTCAGTAACTGAATGGAAACATGAAATGGGAAATTTTGATGATCCAG AGAGCCCTATCTACAGAGGAGATGAAGATGGTTATCCTCTCAGGGCTGAAAGGGAAGTTCATGATTGTGGTGGAAATTCATCTTTAAACAATAAGGGTAAATTGTATAATACAAGGTATTTCATCATTAAGAGTCTAAACCATGATAATCTTCAACTATCAGTACAGAGAGGGATTTGGGCTACTCAAGTCATGAATGAACCAATTTTGGAAGAGGCCTTTCAA AATTCTGGTAAAGTCATTCTAATATTTAGTGTGAACATGAGTGGTTTCTTCCAAGGATATGCTCAAATGATGTCCTCTGTTGGGTGGAGGCGAGACAACATCTGGAGCCAAGGATGTGGTAGAAGTAATCCTTGGGGACGCAGTTTTAAGATTAAATGGCTGCGATTAAATGATTTGCCTTTCCAAAAGACACTTCATCTCAAGAATCCACTGAATGACTATAAACCTGTCAAAATTAGTAGGGATTGCCAG GAATTACCCAAAGATGTGGGAGAAGCTCTTTGTGAGCTAATTGATGGTGAAACTGATATTGATGGCATGATAAAAAG GGACGATGCTCCTCTGAAAAGGGCTTGTATGGACCCTCCCTGCTCACTGGGGGATGGAGAATATAATGTCCCTGTGTTACATATGCCATGGTTTAGGATGTCAATGCCTTATAATAACTTTCTCTACCAACATGATGCTGAAGCAAGTAGATTTCATTTGGCACACCAGGGTTCTGGCAATTTACCTCCTATTTCTGGTGCATCAAAAGTATCTAGGGTGAAAAATTCTCGAAGAAATGGAAGTCCTGCAAATTTGCAAGTGCAATGTGATATACCTCCTCAAATTGATGCCTGGGGCTTGACTGCAGAAAGTCCTCACACTAGCAGTCTGACTGAGGATGATTTTCTTGAAATG ACTTATGAAGAGTACCTGGAAGTGCATAGCAGAAGCACCGGACAATTAAGTGGCCCT GCATCTGCTGTTAGGTCATCTCGAACAAGCCAGGATCCATCTAGAAGTAAAAAACTCGAGGATGATTC AAACTCAAGTTTAGTATTTGATCGATGCCACTCGAGCAAGAAGTTACGGCATTCATCAGAGGATTGA
- the LOC136210672 gene encoding uncharacterized protein isoform X2, whose product MSSDTARENASVVDSSVTEWKHEMGNFDDPESPIYRGDEDGYPLRAEREVHDCGGNSSLNNKGKLYNTRYFIIKSLNHDNLQLSVQRGIWATQVMNEPILEEAFQNSGKVILIFSVNMSGFFQGYAQMMSSVGWRRDNIWSQGCGRSNPWGRSFKIKWLRLNDLPFQKTLHLKNPLNDYKPVKISRDCQELPKDVGEALCELIDGETDIDGMIKRDDAPLKRACMDPPCSLGDGEYNVPVLHMPWFRMSMPYNNFLYQHDAEASRFHLAHQGSGNLPPISGASKVSRVKNSRRNGSPANLQVQCDIPPQIDAWGLTAESPHTSSLTEDDFLEMTYEEYLEVHSRSTGQLSGPASAVRSSRTSQDPSRSKKLEDDSNSSLVFDRCHSSKKLRHSSED is encoded by the exons ATGTCTTCAGATACTGCAAGAGAAAATGCATCAGTAGTTGACTCCTCAGTAACTGAATGGAAACATGAAATGGGAAATTTTGATGATCCAG AGAGCCCTATCTACAGAGGAGATGAAGATGGTTATCCTCTCAGGGCTGAAAGGGAAGTTCATGATTGTGGTGGAAATTCATCTTTAAACAATAAGGGTAAATTGTATAATACAAGGTATTTCATCATTAAGAGTCTAAACCATGATAATCTTCAACTATCAGTACAGAGAGGGATTTGGGCTACTCAAGTCATGAATGAACCAATTTTGGAAGAGGCCTTTCAA AATTCTGGTAAAGTCATTCTAATATTTAGTGTGAACATGAGTGGTTTCTTCCAAGGATATGCTCAAATGATGTCCTCTGTTGGGTGGAGGCGAGACAACATCTGGAGCCAAGGATGTGGTAGAAGTAATCCTTGGGGACGCAGTTTTAAGATTAAATGGCTGCGATTAAATGATTTGCCTTTCCAAAAGACACTTCATCTCAAGAATCCACTGAATGACTATAAACCTGTCAAAATTAGTAGGGATTGCCAG GAATTACCCAAAGATGTGGGAGAAGCTCTTTGTGAGCTAATTGATGGTGAAACTGATATTGATGGCATGATAAAAAG GGACGATGCTCCTCTGAAAAGGGCTTGTATGGACCCTCCCTGCTCACTGGGGGATGGAGAATATAATGTCCCTGTGTTACATATGCCATGGTTTAGGATGTCAATGCCTTATAATAACTTTCTCTACCAACATGATGCTGAAGCAAGTAGATTTCATTTGGCACACCAGGGTTCTGGCAATTTACCTCCTATTTCTGGTGCATCAAAAGTATCTAGGGTGAAAAATTCTCGAAGAAATGGAAGTCCTGCAAATTTGCAAGTGCAATGTGATATACCTCCTCAAATTGATGCCTGGGGCTTGACTGCAGAAAGTCCTCACACTAGCAGTCTGACTGAGGATGATTTTCTTGAAATG ACTTATGAAGAGTACCTGGAAGTGCATAGCAGAAGCACCGGACAATTAAGTGGCCCT GCATCTGCTGTTAGGTCATCTCGAACAAGCCAGGATCCATCTAGAAGTAAAAAACTCGAGGATGATTC AAACTCAAGTTTAGTATTTGATCGATGCCACTCGAGCAAGAAGTTACGGCATTCATCAGAGGATTGA